In a genomic window of Nitrospira sp. ND1:
- the flgE gene encoding flagellar hook protein FlgE → MGILTSMFTAVTGLSSYGNAMGVIGNNIANVGTAGFKSSRATFSDLISSSLGGGSGSDQIGLGVFLNDVQTNFSQGSMTTTGNTFDLAIDGNGFYLVRNTSGANFYSRAGQFKVDSVGQVVDSSGALLQGYQADTNGNITSTIGGITLTSSAVPPVATTSAEILGNLNANATAPTTAFSVTDTTSYNFSTGMTFYDSLGNSHQMQLYFRKTAANAWGVYSQIDGGAAAAQTNMTFNASGAVTAGGTQTVTATLTNGATTPQAMTVDLSSLTQFGAASGVASQTQDGYSSGTLDRISVDKEGRVMAQFTNGETRALAQVVLSRFTNPDGLVNVGDNHFLETVESGAALAGAPTVNGLGRVLSGTVEQSNVDLGKEFVDMIITQRAFQANSRAITTSDEMLQELVNLKR, encoded by the coding sequence ATGGGCATTTTAACGTCGATGTTTACGGCAGTGACCGGCTTGAGCTCCTACGGCAACGCCATGGGGGTGATCGGGAACAATATCGCCAACGTCGGGACCGCAGGATTTAAGTCCAGCCGGGCGACCTTTTCGGACCTGATTTCATCCAGCCTGGGCGGTGGCTCCGGCAGCGATCAAATCGGTCTCGGCGTGTTCCTCAACGATGTGCAGACCAATTTCTCCCAAGGGTCGATGACGACCACAGGCAATACCTTCGACCTGGCGATCGATGGAAACGGCTTCTACCTGGTGAGAAACACGTCCGGCGCCAATTTCTATTCGCGGGCCGGCCAATTCAAAGTCGACAGTGTCGGTCAGGTCGTCGATAGCAGCGGAGCTCTGTTGCAAGGCTACCAGGCCGACACGAACGGCAACATCACGAGCACGATCGGCGGCATTACACTGACATCGAGTGCCGTACCGCCGGTCGCGACGACCAGCGCCGAGATACTTGGGAATCTCAATGCCAATGCGACGGCGCCGACGACAGCCTTCAGCGTCACCGATACGACCTCCTACAATTTCTCCACGGGCATGACGTTCTATGACTCCCTGGGGAACTCCCATCAAATGCAGTTGTATTTCCGCAAGACGGCGGCGAATGCCTGGGGCGTGTACTCTCAAATCGACGGGGGTGCGGCTGCCGCCCAAACCAACATGACGTTTAACGCCAGCGGCGCCGTGACCGCGGGCGGAACACAGACGGTGACTGCGACACTGACCAACGGCGCCACCACGCCGCAGGCCATGACGGTGGATTTGTCCTCTCTGACGCAATTCGGCGCCGCTTCCGGTGTCGCGAGTCAAACGCAAGACGGCTATTCATCGGGCACGCTCGACCGCATCAGCGTCGATAAAGAAGGACGAGTGATGGCCCAATTCACGAACGGGGAAACACGTGCTCTTGCTCAGGTCGTCTTGAGCCGCTTTACCAATCCCGACGGCTTGGTCAACGTCGGCGACAATCACTTTCTGGAGACGGTCGAGTCCGGGGCGGCTCTGGCCGGTGCCCCGACCGTAAATGGATTGGGCAGAGTCCTGTCGGGAACCGTGGAGCAATCCAACGTGGATCTCGGGAAGGAGTTTGTGGACATGATTATTACGCAGCGCGCATTTCAAGCCAATTCACGTGCGATTACGACGAGCGACGAAATGTTGCAGGAACTCGTGAATCTCAAACGGTAA
- a CDS encoding flagellar biosynthetic protein FliO: protein MEIWESVVRMVSALGVVLALILGLLAVARSAVGRRFLPVNGAPLVKILGSGPLGSRKHVMVVAVAGEVLILGTTATDLVPLGKIADPDVAKRLIAEASVLPSGAAIGIPGSGNLEETARAHS, encoded by the coding sequence ATGGAGATTTGGGAAAGCGTGGTTCGCATGGTGTCGGCGCTCGGGGTCGTCCTGGCATTGATCCTGGGTCTGCTGGCCGTGGCGCGATCCGCCGTCGGGCGTCGGTTTCTCCCTGTGAATGGCGCACCGTTGGTCAAGATTTTAGGAAGTGGTCCGCTCGGATCCAGAAAGCACGTGATGGTGGTGGCAGTGGCAGGAGAGGTGCTCATCCTGGGCACCACCGCCACCGATTTGGTGCCGCTCGGAAAAATTGCCGATCCTGACGTCGCGAAACGCCTCATCGCCGAGGCGTCCGTGCTGCCGTCCGGAGCAGCAATCGGAATCCCCGGGTCCGGCAACCTTGAGGAGACAGCACGTGCACACAGCTAG
- the fliL gene encoding flagellar basal body-associated protein FliL, with protein MSEATEEKAPAAPAGIPMKMVIIIVAGVLVLGLGGAFAMFKMMGGPSGEKAHSENGGEKQVAHGEAEDKGGGHGAVADASAIADLDPFIVNLADTPEIRYLKVTLKVEADSSNTVEQIKARTPQIRDAILVLLTGLDSATARSPQGKHKLREDITDRINGLLPKKSVKSTYFTEFVIQ; from the coding sequence ATGTCAGAAGCAACTGAAGAGAAGGCGCCCGCAGCGCCCGCGGGTATTCCCATGAAGATGGTCATCATCATCGTCGCGGGGGTATTGGTTCTCGGCCTGGGTGGCGCCTTTGCGATGTTCAAAATGATGGGCGGACCCTCCGGCGAGAAGGCGCATAGCGAAAACGGAGGAGAGAAGCAAGTCGCTCACGGGGAGGCCGAAGACAAAGGCGGGGGGCATGGGGCCGTTGCCGATGCCAGTGCGATTGCCGACCTGGACCCCTTTATCGTCAACCTTGCGGACACGCCTGAAATTCGTTACCTCAAAGTGACCCTCAAGGTGGAGGCCGACAGCTCAAACACCGTTGAGCAGATCAAAGCGCGCACTCCGCAAATCCGCGACGCCATCCTCGTGTTGCTGACCGGGTTGGATTCCGCCACCGCCCGCTCGCCTCAAGGTAAACACAAATTGCGCGAGGACATCACGGATCGCATCAACGGGTTGCTGCCGAAAAAGTCGGTGAAGTCCACCTACTTCACGGAATTCGTCATTCAATAG
- the fliM gene encoding flagellar motor switch protein FliM encodes MDKILSQEEIDALMGGVMSGEVETAPKEEEDPGGVKTYSLTSQERIIRGRMPTMEMINDRFTRQQSISWSAVLREKIEFSVLGTQIMKFGDFIQKVPVPSSFNLFAMEPMRGNGLYVMDAMLVYLIVDFFFGGKVQTHVKPEGREFTTIQVRLIKKLVQQALADLEKAWQAVMPVKIGYLRSESNPQFAMVVTTSEIVVVVTLQVHLGDISREMFIAYPYSMLEPIKEKLYSGLFADNVEQDSSWGSRFKDSLQECDVAMTVQLGTARINVQDLLNFNPGDVLMLDQHPGDPMLCLVEGDPKFQGQPGIFKGNHACRVTKILG; translated from the coding sequence ATGGATAAAATACTCTCTCAAGAAGAAATCGATGCCTTAATGGGCGGCGTCATGTCCGGCGAAGTGGAGACGGCTCCGAAGGAAGAGGAAGATCCGGGCGGGGTCAAAACGTACAGCCTCACCAGCCAGGAACGCATCATTCGCGGGCGTATGCCCACGATGGAGATGATCAACGATCGGTTCACGCGTCAGCAATCCATCTCCTGGAGTGCCGTGCTGCGCGAGAAGATCGAATTCAGCGTCCTCGGCACCCAAATCATGAAGTTCGGGGACTTCATTCAAAAAGTTCCGGTTCCCTCCTCCTTCAATCTGTTCGCCATGGAGCCGATGCGAGGCAACGGGCTCTACGTCATGGATGCCATGCTGGTGTACCTGATTGTGGATTTCTTCTTCGGTGGAAAAGTGCAAACGCATGTGAAGCCTGAAGGCAGAGAGTTCACCACCATTCAAGTTCGGCTGATTAAGAAGCTGGTTCAGCAGGCGCTGGCCGATCTGGAGAAAGCCTGGCAGGCCGTGATGCCGGTGAAGATCGGGTACTTACGATCGGAGAGCAACCCGCAGTTCGCCATGGTCGTGACGACGTCTGAAATCGTCGTGGTGGTGACGTTACAGGTGCACCTGGGCGACATCTCCCGCGAAATGTTTATCGCATATCCCTACTCCATGTTGGAGCCGATCAAAGAAAAACTGTATTCCGGTTTGTTTGCCGACAATGTCGAGCAGGACAGCAGTTGGGGCAGTCGTTTCAAGGATTCCTTACAGGAATGCGACGTGGCTATGACCGTGCAGTTGGGAACCGCGCGTATCAATGTGCAGGACTTGCTCAATTTCAATCCCGGCGATGTGTTGATGCTCGACCAACATCCCGGCGATCCGATGCTGTGCCTGGTCGAGGGCGATCCGAAATTTCAAGGGCAGCCCGGGATCTTTAAGGGTAATCATGCGTGCCGCGTGACCAAGATATTGGGGTAG
- the fliN gene encoding flagellar motor switch protein FliN, producing the protein MGVERPGTKGDLRMGNGDTTAPSDASNAGAGDINVQPTSFPPVDNQNAVPANKNIEFVLDIPLQVTVQIGSTRMLIRELLQLGQGSVIELNKLAGEPMEVLVNNKLVARGEVVVVNEKFGIRLTDVVSPNQRIQQLG; encoded by the coding sequence ATTGGGGTAGAGCGTCCCGGAACTAAAGGAGATTTGCGCATGGGCAACGGAGACACCACTGCACCGTCGGACGCTTCCAATGCCGGCGCCGGGGACATCAACGTGCAACCGACCTCGTTTCCCCCTGTTGACAATCAGAACGCCGTGCCCGCCAACAAGAACATCGAGTTTGTGCTCGATATTCCGCTGCAAGTGACCGTGCAGATCGGCTCGACACGGATGCTGATCCGGGAGTTGCTGCAGTTGGGGCAGGGGTCGGTCATCGAACTCAACAAGCTGGCCGGCGAACCGATGGAAGTGCTGGTCAACAACAAATTGGTCGCGCGCGGCGAAGTCGTCGTGGTCAACGAAAAGTTCGGGATTCGCCTCACGGATGTCGTGAGTCCGAATCAGCGCATTCAGCAACTCGGGTAG
- the flhA gene encoding flagellar biosynthesis protein FlhA produces MANESTSVSTTSLVKHPDIMMSVGVVGILMVMLIPLPRFFLDLLLAFNITLSIIILLVGMQVRRPLEFSVFPSILLMVTLLRLALNIASTRLILLHGNEGAAAAGEVIRAFGTFVVGGNYTVGLVVFTILVIINFVVITKGAGRVAEVAARFTLDAMPGKQMSIDADLNAGLINDKEARQRRKEIAQEADFYGAMDGSSKFVRGDAVAAVIITLVNILGGLTIGVLQQGMTLAAAAQTYTLLTVGEGLVAQVPALIVSTAAGIVITRAASEVNLGFEISRQVLISPKAIGTASGILITLGLVPGLPHLAFLALGGLTAWMAYQINEQQKTAEAVPTPASPQVKAEEAGTQVVPLDLMEVQVGYGLISLVDGGQGGALLDRIKGLRRQFAEQMGFVLPPIHIRDNLQLRPNEYAALLKGVELAKSEVMPAHVLAIDPGTAQRGAIHGLPTKEPAFGLPAMWVPEQQREQAQIAGYTVVDPGSAIATHLSELIKRHAHELLGRQEVQGLLDQLGKNHPKLVEEVIPNLIPLGTLVRVLSHLLREGVPIRDLRTILETIADHAATTKDADILTEVARQALGRTITKQYLAPDGSLPIIGLDPRLDRTLADQANAAGQGTQWVPDPLVAQKLLTALKAAAERMVGRGHQPVILCSPSLRRHLRKLTDRILHSVPILGLNEVESVTRLQAVETVRLDLEVGETRSLA; encoded by the coding sequence ATGGCGAACGAGAGCACATCGGTTTCCACGACCTCCTTGGTCAAACACCCCGACATCATGATGTCCGTGGGGGTTGTGGGCATTTTGATGGTCATGTTGATTCCTCTTCCCCGGTTTTTTCTGGATCTGCTCCTGGCCTTCAACATCACGCTGTCCATCATCATTCTGCTGGTCGGTATGCAGGTACGCCGTCCGTTGGAATTCTCGGTGTTCCCTTCGATTCTGCTGATGGTGACACTCCTGCGTCTCGCCCTCAATATCGCCTCCACGCGCTTGATTCTCCTGCACGGCAATGAAGGCGCCGCCGCCGCAGGGGAGGTCATCCGGGCCTTCGGCACCTTCGTGGTCGGCGGCAACTATACCGTCGGGCTCGTGGTGTTCACCATTCTCGTCATCATCAACTTCGTGGTCATCACGAAGGGCGCCGGGCGCGTCGCCGAAGTGGCAGCCCGGTTCACCTTGGACGCGATGCCCGGCAAACAGATGAGCATCGACGCCGATCTGAACGCCGGCCTGATCAATGACAAAGAGGCCCGCCAACGGCGGAAGGAGATCGCCCAGGAAGCGGATTTCTACGGCGCCATGGACGGTTCGAGCAAATTTGTGCGCGGCGACGCCGTGGCGGCCGTCATCATCACGCTCGTCAACATTCTTGGCGGGTTGACGATCGGTGTGTTGCAACAGGGCATGACGCTGGCGGCAGCGGCGCAGACCTATACGTTGTTGACGGTGGGTGAAGGCCTCGTGGCGCAAGTGCCGGCGCTCATTGTTTCAACCGCGGCCGGTATCGTCATCACTCGGGCCGCCTCCGAGGTCAACTTAGGATTTGAGATCAGCCGCCAGGTCCTCATCTCCCCGAAGGCGATCGGCACGGCTTCAGGGATTCTTATCACGCTGGGCCTGGTCCCGGGCCTTCCCCATCTCGCATTCCTCGCGTTGGGTGGCCTGACCGCCTGGATGGCGTATCAGATCAACGAACAGCAGAAAACCGCGGAAGCCGTTCCGACACCGGCCTCGCCTCAGGTCAAGGCCGAGGAGGCCGGCACCCAGGTGGTCCCCCTGGATCTCATGGAAGTGCAGGTCGGATACGGTCTCATCAGCCTGGTGGACGGAGGGCAGGGTGGCGCCCTGCTGGACCGGATCAAGGGGCTCCGGCGACAGTTCGCCGAACAAATGGGCTTTGTCCTGCCGCCGATCCATATTCGCGACAACTTGCAGCTTCGGCCCAACGAATATGCGGCGCTGCTCAAAGGCGTGGAACTCGCCAAGTCGGAGGTGATGCCGGCGCATGTGCTGGCGATCGATCCTGGTACGGCTCAGCGAGGAGCTATCCATGGGCTGCCGACCAAAGAACCGGCGTTCGGTCTGCCGGCCATGTGGGTACCGGAGCAGCAGCGTGAACAGGCGCAAATAGCGGGGTATACGGTCGTGGATCCGGGATCGGCCATCGCGACGCACTTGTCTGAGTTGATCAAGCGGCATGCGCATGAACTGCTGGGGCGGCAAGAAGTACAGGGCTTGCTCGATCAACTGGGCAAAAATCACCCCAAGCTGGTTGAGGAAGTGATTCCAAATCTCATCCCGTTGGGCACGCTCGTCAGAGTTTTGTCGCATCTCCTGCGAGAGGGTGTCCCAATTCGTGACTTGCGGACGATTCTTGAAACTATTGCCGACCATGCGGCGACCACAAAAGACGCCGATATTTTGACGGAAGTCGCCAGGCAAGCGCTGGGACGGACCATCACGAAGCAATATCTCGCGCCAGATGGCTCGTTGCCGATCATCGGACTGGATCCGCGATTGGATCGTACCCTCGCCGATCAAGCGAATGCAGCCGGACAGGGAACCCAGTGGGTGCCCGATCCGCTGGTGGCACAGAAACTGCTCACTGCATTGAAGGCTGCCGCGGAACGCATGGTCGGTCGCGGGCATCAACCGGTCATTTTGTGCTCGCCTTCGTTGCGACGACATCTGCGGAAACTGACGGACAGAATTTTGCACTCGGTTCCGATTTTAGGATTGAACGAGGTGGAAAGCGTGACACGTTTGCAGGCAGTGGAAACCGTACGGCTCGACCTCGAGGTCGGTGAAACCAGGAGCTTGGCATGA
- the fliR gene encoding flagellar biosynthetic protein FliR has protein sequence MSAAQTLHLALPQFQAFSILLVRIAGIVSVFPILNTRTIPMPVKTGLVATLGLVLAPIIHLPSLPTDPALVIAGIGSEFLIGLTIGLAVRLLFSGFQVAGDMIGTQMGFSAIQMFDPMSHQNTPIIAQFQLTLGSLVFLSLNAHLLVVHAIGMSYEYVPPFGASLSDGIAQDIVHLAQNMLGVALKLAAPVFATLLIVNTVLAILGRAVPQMNVFVTSFPITIGAGFLAMSLAMPFTLLLFEKEFETLVETILGLLKALGHG, from the coding sequence ATGAGCGCTGCGCAAACCCTGCATCTCGCACTGCCTCAGTTCCAGGCCTTTTCCATCCTGCTGGTGCGGATTGCCGGCATTGTCAGCGTCTTTCCTATCCTCAATACGCGCACGATTCCAATGCCGGTCAAAACAGGACTCGTCGCCACGCTGGGCCTGGTCTTGGCGCCGATCATTCACCTGCCGAGCCTGCCGACGGATCCGGCCTTGGTCATCGCCGGGATCGGCAGCGAGTTTCTGATCGGGCTGACGATCGGTTTGGCAGTGCGACTGCTGTTCTCGGGCTTCCAGGTCGCCGGTGACATGATCGGCACGCAGATGGGCTTCAGCGCCATTCAAATGTTCGATCCCATGAGCCACCAGAACACGCCGATCATTGCACAATTTCAACTCACGCTCGGCTCCTTGGTATTCCTCTCTCTCAACGCGCATCTGCTGGTGGTGCATGCGATCGGCATGAGCTACGAATACGTGCCGCCGTTCGGCGCTTCGTTATCCGACGGCATCGCTCAGGATATCGTTCACCTGGCGCAGAACATGCTGGGGGTCGCCCTCAAGCTCGCGGCTCCCGTCTTCGCGACTCTCCTGATCGTCAATACCGTCCTGGCAATCCTTGGTCGGGCGGTACCTCAGATGAACGTGTTCGTCACGAGTTTTCCGATCACCATCGGGGCGGGCTTCCTCGCGATGAGCCTGGCGATGCCCTTCACCTTGTTGTTGTTTGAAAAAGAATTCGAAACCCTGGTGGAAACCATTCTCGGACTCCTGAAGGCACTCGGTCATGGCTGA
- the flhB gene encoding flagellar biosynthesis protein FlhB, translating to MADSGQNRTEQATPKRKADARAKGQVALSRDAAMAVGLLGSLGALYWMTPGILNKLRESLQLWLSKSMEESTQRTLSLDHLHLILRQIGIDVFIMLGPVIAGIAVVGVGANLMQTGFLWKRDGLQLEFSRISPMGGFSRLFSVRSFSELVKSWLKIFAIGGVGYLTIKQDMLLFSPLTQFGMETLLPTVGWATFKAALMMGGAALVIGGLDYGFQRFEWERDLRMSRDEIKEESRAAEGDPGLKAKIRSTQREMSRKRMMAEVPKADVIITNPTHLAVALKYDSKAMGAPVVVAKGAGFVAEKIREIGRQHGVMIVENKLVARTLFKLVEVGREVPEDLYRAVAEILAFVYRVRGKLPPA from the coding sequence ATGGCTGACAGCGGACAGAATCGGACAGAACAGGCAACCCCGAAACGCAAAGCGGATGCGAGGGCGAAAGGCCAGGTCGCTCTCAGCCGGGATGCCGCCATGGCAGTAGGATTGCTGGGGAGCTTGGGCGCCCTCTATTGGATGACGCCGGGCATCCTGAACAAGCTTCGAGAGTCGCTGCAGTTGTGGCTGAGCAAATCCATGGAGGAGTCCACACAGCGGACACTGAGTCTCGACCATCTGCACTTGATCTTAAGGCAGATCGGGATCGATGTGTTTATCATGCTCGGCCCGGTCATTGCCGGGATCGCGGTGGTCGGCGTGGGTGCCAACCTCATGCAAACCGGTTTCCTCTGGAAGCGAGACGGACTGCAGTTGGAGTTTTCCCGCATTAGCCCGATGGGCGGTTTCTCACGGCTCTTCTCCGTCCGGTCCTTCAGCGAACTGGTGAAATCGTGGCTCAAGATCTTCGCCATCGGAGGAGTCGGCTATCTCACGATCAAGCAGGATATGCTGTTGTTCTCTCCTCTGACACAATTCGGCATGGAGACGCTCTTGCCGACGGTAGGGTGGGCGACATTCAAAGCTGCGCTCATGATGGGCGGTGCAGCCCTGGTGATCGGCGGCCTCGACTATGGCTTCCAACGGTTTGAATGGGAGCGTGACCTCCGCATGTCACGCGACGAAATCAAAGAGGAAAGCCGGGCGGCAGAAGGAGACCCAGGGCTGAAGGCCAAGATCCGCAGCACTCAGAGAGAGATGTCCCGGAAACGCATGATGGCAGAGGTACCCAAGGCCGACGTGATTATCACCAACCCGACACACCTGGCGGTGGCCCTGAAATATGACTCCAAGGCGATGGGAGCGCCGGTCGTCGTCGCAAAAGGCGCCGGCTTTGTCGCGGAAAAGATCCGGGAAATCGGTCGACAACACGGAGTCATGATCGTCGAAAACAAGCTGGTCGCACGAACCCTCTTCAAACTGGTCGAGGTAGGCCGGGAAGTGCCCGAGGATCTCTATCGTGCAGTCGCCGAAATCCTGGCGTTTGTGTATCGCGTGCGCGGCAAACTGCCGCCGGCGTAG
- the fliQ gene encoding flagellar biosynthesis protein FliQ has product MTIETVTEIGRQAIETTMLVSAPILGLSLIVGLLVSTFQAMTQINEATLTFVPKVLAVFAATLLFLPWMMGVLIAFMTHIITSIPSLIH; this is encoded by the coding sequence ATGACGATTGAAACAGTCACAGAAATCGGTCGCCAAGCGATTGAAACCACCATGCTGGTGTCGGCGCCGATCTTGGGTTTGAGCCTGATCGTAGGGTTGCTGGTCAGCACCTTTCAGGCGATGACTCAGATCAACGAAGCGACGTTGACCTTTGTGCCTAAGGTGCTGGCGGTGTTCGCCGCCACACTCTTGTTTCTGCCGTGGATGATGGGTGTCCTCATTGCATTTATGACCCATATCATCACGAGTATCCCGTCCCTGATTCACTGA
- the fliP gene encoding flagellar type III secretion system pore protein FliP (The bacterial flagellar biogenesis protein FliP forms a type III secretion system (T3SS)-type pore required for flagellar assembly.) yields MHTASLLSPPREASAAQRSGWWAGLLISLVVLACLFSVSFAYAEGPSLTIDLGQGGSKQTAVVLQILALFTVLSLAPALFIMVTSFTRMVIVLSFLRQAMGTQQVPPNQVLISLALFLTMFVMAPVGQAVYKDALQPLLAEQIGYEDAWNRGIQPIRAFMLKQMRDKDLELFMELSHAPKATQVEQVPIHVIIPAFVLSELRISFQIGFLLYIPFLIVDMVVASVLMSMGMMLLPPVMISLPFKLILFVLADGWYLVVGSMVRSFQ; encoded by the coding sequence GTGCACACAGCTAGTCTCCTGAGCCCGCCGAGAGAGGCGTCGGCCGCGCAACGTTCCGGATGGTGGGCCGGTCTCCTCATCAGTCTGGTCGTGCTCGCCTGCCTGTTCAGCGTCTCCTTCGCATACGCCGAAGGGCCTTCCTTGACGATCGATCTCGGCCAGGGCGGCAGCAAGCAGACTGCCGTGGTCCTGCAGATTCTGGCCCTGTTCACCGTCCTCTCCCTAGCGCCCGCCTTGTTCATCATGGTGACGTCGTTTACGCGTATGGTCATCGTGCTGTCCTTTCTTCGCCAGGCCATGGGGACGCAGCAGGTACCGCCCAATCAAGTTCTGATCAGCCTCGCGTTGTTTCTGACCATGTTCGTGATGGCTCCCGTCGGACAGGCCGTCTACAAGGATGCCCTGCAACCGCTGCTCGCCGAGCAAATCGGGTACGAAGATGCCTGGAATCGAGGGATTCAGCCGATCCGGGCGTTCATGTTGAAACAAATGCGCGACAAGGATCTCGAACTGTTCATGGAGCTGTCGCATGCGCCCAAAGCGACGCAAGTAGAACAGGTGCCGATCCACGTGATCATTCCTGCCTTCGTCCTGAGTGAGCTGCGCATTTCGTTTCAAATCGGATTTCTCCTCTACATTCCGTTCCTCATCGTGGACATGGTCGTCGCCAGCGTCCTGATGTCTATGGGCATGATGTTGTTGCCGCCCGTCATGATCTCCTTGCCGTTCAAATTGATTTTGTTCGTGCTGGCTGACGGCTGGTATCTGGTCGTCGGATCGATGGTCAGGAGCTTTCAGTAG